The Thermoplasmatales archaeon nucleotide sequence TATGCTCTTTCATAGCGAAATTGGATGCCTTATTGCAAAAAAAGCTATATAATTGGCTTTGAGGGCAATTTCGAATTTCAGCATAAATGGAACAGAGATTTAGCCAGAGGTAAATATTACATTAAGAAAGGGATACAATTTAGTGGCACATACTAAAGTATTGCCAACAAAAGCAATTGATATTGGTAAAAATATTATCAATTGCACCAAAGGTGGAAAATGGAATGCCATAAATCAGCAATGGACCCAGAATGCATTTTTGATGTGTATGTAGGGGATGAAAAGGTAGTGCTACACAATGGAATGGATAATTTAATCTCTCCTCTCCTCTTTTTTATTTAAAACCAAATTTTCTTATATCCTTTTAATATAAGGTTTTATGATTGAAAATATAAAGAGAAATCTGAAAGAGATAGTAACTGTTGAAGAATTGGAGAAAATATTAAAAAAAGAATATAAGAAAGCATACATTGGTTTTGAGCCATCAGGGCTGGTGCATCTTGGCTGGCTTATGTGCGGAGATAAAATTAAGGATTTGGTTGATGCGGGTTTTGATTTTTATATTTTGCTCGCGGACTGGCATGCTTGGATAAATGATAAATTGAATGGCGATTTAGAAGCAATTAGAATTTGTGGGGAGTATATAAAAGATGCATTTTCTGCTATGGGGTTGAGAAATGTTAAATATGTCTACGCCAGCGATATGGTTAAGGATAGCGAATACTGGAAGATGGCTCTCAAAATAGCAAAAGAAACGACGCTTGCAAGAGCTAGAAGGGCAATGGACATAATGGGAAGGAAGGAGGAGGAGGCGGAAAAGGACATTTCCAAATTTTTCTACCCTCTTATGCAGGTTGCTGACATATTCTATCTTGATGTTGATGTTGCTCTAGGAGGAATGGACCAAAGACATGCTCACATGCTTGCAAGAGATGTTTCTGATAAATTAGGAAAGAAAAAGGTTGTTGCCTTGCATACTCCTTTAATTTCCTCACTGCAGGCAAAGGAAAGGATGGATGCAAAAATGTCAAAAAGCAAACCAGATAGTGCAATTTTTATTCACGATGATTTTGAAACAATAAAAAGAAAAATAAATAAGGCATATTGTCCTTTGCAATCAGAGAATAATCCTGTTATGGAAATTGCAAAACATATTATTTTCCAGCATTTTAATGAAATAGAAGTATCAGAAAGAAATTTTTTATCCTATGAAGAGCTTGAAAATTCCTTCCTTAAAGGAGAGATTCATTTTGTTGAGCTCAAGAGCTCAGTTGCTGAATATCTGGAAAAAATCATCTCTCCTATAAGGAGTTACTTTTCAAGAAATCCAAAAAATTTAGAAGCGCTAATGAATTATATTAAAAAATGATAAAGGTAGGATGCTGTGGATTTCCTTGCAGAAAAGAAGAATATTTCAAAAGATTTGAGGTTTTAGAGTTGCAAAAAACATTTTACTCTTTGCCAGAAATAGATACAGCAAAAAAATGGCGGAAGGAGAAGCCAGAAAATTTTGAATACACCATGAAAGCATGGCAACTTATTACTCATTTGCCAACAAGTCCTACTTATCGAAAGGCAAATTTGAAACTTGAGAGTAAAAACTATGGATTTTTTAAGCCAACAGATGAGATTTTTTCTGCGTGGGAGAGATGCAGGGAATTTGCAAAAGAATTAGACGCCAGAATAGTTGTATTTCAATGCCCACCAAACTTTCATGAAAGTGCTGAAAATGTAAAAAATATTGAGCAATTTTTTTCAAGTATTAAAAAAGAATTCATTTATTCAATTGAATTTAGAGGGAAGTGGAGCAAGGAAAAAATTGTTGAAATTTGTGAAAAATTTGATTTAATTCATTGTGTTGATCCATTTAAAAGTTCAAGCTATTATGGAGAAATAAAATATTATCGCCTTCATGGTATAGGTGGCTACAATTACGATTATAGCAAGGAAGAGCTGAAAAAAATTCTTGAAATTTGTAGAGGAGAAAAAGCATATTGCTTATTCAATAATACAAAAATGCTGAAAAATGCGTCAGAATTCAAGGAAATGATAAAGAATCTATAAAAGCGGAAACTTTTTCGCGAGTTTAAAAACTCAATCTCATGTTAAGCAATGTTTATTTCAATGCATAAAAAGAGCTATAAAAATCGAAATGTTGTATATTCTAGATTGTCCTTGATGTGAAAAGACTAAAGAATTGATTAAAGAAAGTTTGAAAGAACTCGGAGTGAAATCAGATTTAGAAGAAATTTTGATTGACTCGCATGAGAAGGAGAAAAAATATAATTTTGTTGGTTCGCCAACTATCAAAAATACAAAAGGGGATGATCAAAGAATATATTTAGAAAAATCTTTAATTTTTATGTGAGCGATCTCAAGCTATATGAAGATTAAAAATTTAAAAACACTTTTTGTAATCAATTTTTCATTCCCAACATTTATAAACACAATTTATATATATATCCATGAATGTAGATATGAAGATTGAAAATGTTGTTGCTTCTACAACAATTGCAAAAGAACTTGAGTTATCAAAGCTAAAGAAAGCATTGCCGGAGAGCGAGTATCGCCCAGAACAATTCCCTGGATTGGTTTTAAGATTAGATGAGCCAAAAACCGCTGCACTGCTTTTCAGAAGTGGTAAGGTTGTCTGTACTGGAGCAAAGACGATAAAAGATGTAGAAAGAGCAATTAAAAAGGTATGCAATAAAGTAGAGGGGGCGGGCTTCAGGGTTTATAAAGAACCAGAAATAACCGTGCAGAATATTGTAGCATCCGCAAACTTGCATGCTCAGCTTAACCTTATAGCAATTGCACAGGCGGTGGGCTTAGAAAAGATAGAATACGAGCCAGAGCAATTTCCTGGTTTGGTTTACAGGATGGAAGATCCAAAAGTAGTTATATTGCTTTTTGGCTCTGGCAAACTCGTATGCACCGGCGCAAGAAAAGCGGAGCAGGTTGAAGAAGCAATAAAGGAGATTATAAAAGAACTAAATGCCAAAAGATTACTATAAGGTAGTAATAATTGGTGCTGGGCCTGCGGGCCTTTTTGCGGCGAGCGAGCTTGCGGAAAGTGGCATAGAAGATGTTTTGGTGATAGAGAAAGGTAAGGATGCGGAAAAAAGGAAGTGTCCCGTTAGGCAATATACAAGGTGCATGAAATGCAAGCCTTGCAATATTCTTTGTGGAGTTGGGGGTGCTGGATGCTTATCTGACGGGAAGCTTAATCTGAGAGCTGATATAGGAGGAAATTTAAATGAATTTACAGATAAGCCAGATGAGCTGATAAAAAAAATTGATGAAATCTTTTTGAAGCATGGTTGTCCGAAAAAAATTTATGGAAAGAATCTGAAGGATTTGGAAAAAATTTCCTCACAATATGGAATTCATTTCATCCCGATTCCACAGCGCCATATTGGTTCAGATAGATTGCCATCTGTGATAAGCTCTTTCAAAAGAGAAATCGAAGAAAAAGGTATAAGTTTTTATCTTGAAAGGGAAGTCAAGGAAATTGAAAATAATAAAAATTTTATACTCCATCTGGATGGAGAAGAAATAGAATGCTCCTATCTTTTAGTGGCGGTTGGGCGCAGTGGGGCGGAATGGCTCAGCTTGCAGGCTAATAAACTTGGGATAAAAACAAGATATGCTCCCCTTGATTTGGGTGTGAGGGTGGAGGTGCCATCCGTTGTTATGGAAGATGTTGTAAAAAAGGCTTGGGATCCTAAGTTTCATATCTATACCCCAACCTATGATGATTTTATCAGAACTTTTTGCACATGTCCCAATGGTTTTGTTGTGATGGAAGATTATGGAAAATATATATCTGTAAATGGTCATTCTTCAATAAATGAAAAATCCCAGAATACAAATTTTGCATTTCTTGTAAGAATATCCTTAACTCAGCCAGTTGAAAATACAACCGCATATGGCACCGCAATTGCTTCAATGGCAACAGTTATAGGGGGAAGAAAACCAATTTTGCAAAGACTGGGAGACCTTAAATCTGGAAGAAGATCCACATGGGAGAGAATAGGTAAATCATATGTTGAACCAACTCTTAGAGATGCAACTCCAGGAGACATTTCAATGGCATTGCCTCATAGAATTGTAACTGATGTAATAGAAGGACTTGATAAACTTGCAAAAGTAATACCAGGGGTTGCAGAAGATTCCACACTTCTTTATGCCCCAGAAATCAAATTCTATTCAATGCGTTTTGTTGTGGACAAAAACATGGAAACAAACCTAAAAAACTTTTTTGTTGCGGGCGACGGCGCGGGCTTATCCCGCGGAATAGTTTCTTCAGCTGCCACCGGCATACTTGCTGCGAGGGGAATAATTGAAAAACTAAAAGGTTAATAAAACTAAAAGATTAATATATCATTTCTTTTTTAATAGCAATGGAAAAAGTTGTTCTTGAAAAAGATAGCTTTATGGCTCTTGCCTCAGATACAAGGATAAATCTATTGAAAAAATTGAATGAAAGGAAAATGACCGTGTCTGAATTAGCAAAGGAAATGAATATAAGCAAGCCAGCGGTGCTTAAGCATCTATCTAAGCTATGTGAGGCGGGATTGGTTAAGAAAATAGAAAATGAGAGGAAATGGGTATATTATGCTATTACTCAAAAGGGTAAAAATATTCTATATCCAGATAGAGCCAAAATAATTCTTCTTTTATCTTCCTCAATAGCATTACTTTTTGGTGGAATAATCTATATGATTAAGTTTTATGGAAAAAATGAAGAAGTGAGGATTATGAAGGAAACACTCGGAAGTGAAGCAAAAAATTATCCTTATTTAGGAATAATTCTTCTTGTGATTTCTGCATTACTTTTTGCCATTGCGGTTTTCTATAAAATAAGAAGTAGGAAAAATCATTTCTGATAATTTATTCCCTTGATTATTGTCATTGCCCTGTATATCTGTTCAATAAGGACGAGCCTGCATAGCTGATATGGAAAAGTCATCTTTGAGAGAGATAAGATAAAGTCCGCATTTTCCTTTTCATCAAATCCTTTATAGCTACCTATGAAAAAATATACATTTTTATTTTTTAGAATAATATCCTTTAAAAAATTTGCAAATTCTATCGAACTCATTTGCTCCCCATTTTCATCTAAAAATATGTTGAAATCCCCTAAATCCTTTATTTCA carries:
- a CDS encoding tyrosine--tRNA ligase; its protein translation is MIENIKRNLKEIVTVEELEKILKKEYKKAYIGFEPSGLVHLGWLMCGDKIKDLVDAGFDFYILLADWHAWINDKLNGDLEAIRICGEYIKDAFSAMGLRNVKYVYASDMVKDSEYWKMALKIAKETTLARARRAMDIMGRKEEEAEKDISKFFYPLMQVADIFYLDVDVALGGMDQRHAHMLARDVSDKLGKKKVVALHTPLISSLQAKERMDAKMSKSKPDSAIFIHDDFETIKRKINKAYCPLQSENNPVMEIAKHIIFQHFNEIEVSERNFLSYEELENSFLKGEIHFVELKSSVAEYLEKIISPIRSYFSRNPKNLEALMNYIKK
- a CDS encoding DUF72 domain-containing protein gives rise to the protein MIKVGCCGFPCRKEEYFKRFEVLELQKTFYSLPEIDTAKKWRKEKPENFEYTMKAWQLITHLPTSPTYRKANLKLESKNYGFFKPTDEIFSAWERCREFAKELDARIVVFQCPPNFHESAENVKNIEQFFSSIKKEFIYSIEFRGKWSKEKIVEICEKFDLIHCVDPFKSSSYYGEIKYYRLHGIGGYNYDYSKEELKKILEICRGEKAYCLFNNTKMLKNASEFKEMIKNL
- a CDS encoding TATA-box-binding protein, with translation MKIENVVASTTIAKELELSKLKKALPESEYRPEQFPGLVLRLDEPKTAALLFRSGKVVCTGAKTIKDVERAIKKVCNKVEGAGFRVYKEPEITVQNIVASANLHAQLNLIAIAQAVGLEKIEYEPEQFPGLVYRMEDPKVVILLFGSGKLVCTGARKAEQVEEAIKEIIKELNAKRLL
- a CDS encoding NAD(P)/FAD-dependent oxidoreductase; translation: MPKDYYKVVIIGAGPAGLFAASELAESGIEDVLVIEKGKDAEKRKCPVRQYTRCMKCKPCNILCGVGGAGCLSDGKLNLRADIGGNLNEFTDKPDELIKKIDEIFLKHGCPKKIYGKNLKDLEKISSQYGIHFIPIPQRHIGSDRLPSVISSFKREIEEKGISFYLEREVKEIENNKNFILHLDGEEIECSYLLVAVGRSGAEWLSLQANKLGIKTRYAPLDLGVRVEVPSVVMEDVVKKAWDPKFHIYTPTYDDFIRTFCTCPNGFVVMEDYGKYISVNGHSSINEKSQNTNFAFLVRISLTQPVENTTAYGTAIASMATVIGGRKPILQRLGDLKSGRRSTWERIGKSYVEPTLRDATPGDISMALPHRIVTDVIEGLDKLAKVIPGVAEDSTLLYAPEIKFYSMRFVVDKNMETNLKNFFVAGDGAGLSRGIVSSAATGILAARGIIEKLKG
- a CDS encoding winged helix-turn-helix transcriptional regulator, which produces MEKVVLEKDSFMALASDTRINLLKKLNERKMTVSELAKEMNISKPAVLKHLSKLCEAGLVKKIENERKWVYYAITQKGKNILYPDRAKIILLLSSSIALLFGGIIYMIKFYGKNEEVRIMKETLGSEAKNYPYLGIILLVISALLFAIAVFYKIRSRKNHF
- a CDS encoding 23S rRNA (pseudouridine(1915)-N(3))-methyltransferase RlmH, with the protein product MIKIVCLGKLKEKFYVEAVEEYGKRLEKFFRLEIVETDEIKDLGDFNIFLDENGEQMSSIEFANFLKDIILKNKNVYFFIGSYKGFDEKENADFILSLSKMTFPYQLCRLVLIEQIYRAMTIIKGINYQK